The Streptomyces laurentii region GGTCGACGTCATCGCGCCACCGCCTCGGCCAGGGCGGAGACGGTGTCACAAGAGGGCGCTACGGCTGGTGCGGGGGCGACGGGGCGGTGCAGGCGGTGCAGGCAGTGCAGGCAGTGCATGGTGGTCCCAGGGTCCGAGGGCGGGGCGGAAGCCGGACGGCTTCCTCTTTCGTTCCCTTTTCCCGGGTACGGACCGGTTCGCGCGCCGGGCCGGACGAACGCACCCGAACGTGTGATCGCCCCCGGGGTCCGCTGACGCCGCCGGGCGAAGGGAGACCGCCGGCCGGCCGTGCCGCCCCGCGCGCCTGACCACGCCGCCCCCGCGCGTCCGGCCGGCCCGATCCCCGTACCAGCGAAAAAACATGCCCCCACCTCTTGCCAAACCCCCGGGGCGGGCGGTTTTACTGACCCCGAAAAGATCTACCGAATGATCGGTCGTCCGTTTTACGACGGGTGCGACCGCGGTGGTACGGACGTGAGGCGAGGGAGTGGCGCATGACTGACCTGCTGGACGCGGGCGAGCGGCTCGGACGCGACGAGCTGGAGGCGCTCCAGCTGGAGCGGATGCGCGCGAGTCTGCGGCACGCCTATGACAACGTGGCGTTCTACCGGCAGTCCTTCGACCAGGCGGGAGTACGGCCCGAGGACTGCCGCACCCTCGCCGACCTGGCCCGTTTCCCCTTCACCACCAAGATCGACCTGCGCGAGCACTATCCGTACGGGATGTTCGCGGTCGACCAGTCCGAGATCCGCAGGCTGCACGCCTCCAGCGGTACGACCGGACGTCCCACGGTGGTCGGTTACACCCGGCGGGACCTGGACACCTGGGCCGACATGGTGGCGCGCTCGCTGCGCGCGGCCGGCGCCCGGCCCGGTCACAAAGTGCACGTGGCGTACGGCTACGGCCTGTTCACCGGCGGACTCGGCGCGCACTACGGGGCCGAGCGGCTGGGCTGTACCGTCATCCCGGCCTCCGGCGGCATGACCGCCCGCCAGGTCCAGCTGATCTCGGACCTGCGGCCCGAGATCATCATGGTGACGCCCTCGTACATGCTCACCCTGCTCGACGAGTTCGAGCGCCAGGGCGTCGACCCGCGCGGCACCTCCCTCAAGGTCGGGGTCTTCGGCGCCGAGCCGTGGACCGAGGAGATGCGCCGGGAGATCGAGGAGCGCTTCGCGATCGACGCGGTCGACATATACGGCCTGTCCGAGGTGATGGGCCCGGGCGTGGCGCAGGAGTGCGTGGAGACCAAGGACGGCCTGCACATCTGGGAGGACCACTTCTACCCGGAGATCGTGGACCCGATCACCGGCGAGGTGCTGCCGGACGGGGAGCAGGGCGAGCTGGTCTTCACCTCCCTGACCAAGGAGGCGATGCCGGTGATCCGGTACCGCACCCGCGACCTGACCCGGCTGCTGCCCGGCACCGCGCGCGCCTTCCGCCGGATGGAGAAGGTCACCGGCCGCAGCGACGACATGATCATCCTGCGCGGGGTGAACCTCTTCCCGACCGCGGTCGAGGAGATCGTGCTCCGTACCCCCGCCGTCGCCCCGCACTTCCAGCTCCGCCTCACCCGCGAGGACCGGCTCGACGCCCTGACCGTACGCGTCGAGGCGCGCCCCGAGGCGACGCCCGACCAGCGCGCGGAGGCGGCCCGGGTCATCACCGCGGCGGTCAAGGACGGCATCGGGGTCTCGGTGCGGGTCGAGGTGGTCGACCCGGAGACCCTGGAGCGGAGCGTGGGCAAGATCAAGCGGATCGTGGATCTGCGCGGGAAGGGATGACCGTACGGCCCTGCCGGTGCGCCCCGCATCGGCAGGGCCTCGCGCCCCTCGGCCGCCGACGCGTCGCGGCATATGCCAAGCGAGCGGGACTCGTCGTCATCGCCGTCCGCCATGTCGTCGGGCCGGCCTTCGAGCCGGTGAAGGTGTCCCTCGGCTCGTGGAGTCACCCGGAGCCGGCGGTACTGAAGTTCGCCGGCGTCCCGCTCTACGGCGGTTTCCTCTACGCGGCCGCCGGCAGCTACGTCTGCCGGGCCTGGCATCTGCTCGGCCTCGAACCGGTCCGCTACCGGCCCCGGGCGATGGCGCTGGTGGCCGCGGCCGTCTACGCCGACTTCTTCACCCACCACTGGCTGCCCGACATGCGCTGGCCGCTGGTGCCGCCCTGATCAGCGTCACCTTCGTGCTCGCGGCGATCTCCTTCAACGGTCGCCGAACCGCTCCCGCAGCTCGCGCTTGAGGATCTTGCCGCTGGCGTTGCGGGGCAGCCCGTCGACCAGGATCACCCGCTTCGGCGCCTTGAAGCCCGCGAGCCTCTCGCGGGCGTGGGCGAGGAGTTCGGCCTCGGTGACCTCGGCGCACGGGACGACGAAGGCGGTGACGGCCTCGATCCAGCGCTCGTCGGGCAGGCCGACGACGGCGGTCTCGGCGACCGCCGGGTGGGTGTAGAGGGCGTCCTCGACCTGACGGGAAGCGACCAGCACGCCACCGGAGTTGATGACGTCCTTCACCCGGTCGACGACCGTGAAGTAGCCGTCGGCGTCGCGCACCGCGAGGTCGCCGGAGCGGAACCAGCCGCCCCGGAACGCCTCCTTGGTCTCCTCCCGCTTTTCCCAGTAGCCGGCGCACAACTGCGGGCTGCGGTAGACGACTTCACCGGCGGTTCCGTCCGGGACGTCCTCGCCGTTCTCGTCGACGACCTTCGCCTCGACATGGCGGACGGGACGGCCGCAGGAGTCCATCCGTCCCTCGTGCTCGTCGGGCCCGAGGACGGTGGCCAGCGGCCCGATCTCCGACTGGCCGAAGCAGTTGTAGAAGCGCAGCTCCGGCAGCCGGTCGCGCAGTTGCTCCAGGACCGGGACGGGCATGATCGAGGCGCCGTAGTACGCCTTGCGCAGCGCCGACAGGTCGCGGGTGGCGAACTCGGGGTGCCGGGAGAGACCGATCCACACCGTCGGCGGCGCGAACAGGCTGTCGCAGCGCCCGGAGGCGACGAGGTCGAGGAGGACGGCCGGGTCGGGCCCGTCGACGATGGTGTTCTCGGCGCCCACCGCGAGGTAGGGCAGCAGGAAGACGTGCATCTGCGCCGAGTGGTAGAGCGGCAGCGAGTGCACCGGACGGTCGTCCTCGCGCAGGTCGAGGGCGTCGATCGCGCTGGCGTACTCGTGCACGAGGGCGCGGTGGGTCATCATCGCGCCCTTGGGCAGGGCGGTGGTGCCCGAGGTGTAGAGCAGCTGAACGAGGTCGCGGGCGTCGCGCTCCGCCTGGTACGGGTCGGGCTCGGCGAGCGCCGTGAGGAACGAGTCCTCGGTGTCCCGCAGGGCCCGTACGGGGATGTCGTCCGGGACCCGGCCGGCCAGGTCCGGGTCGGCGAGGACCAGCGCGGTACCCGACTGGCGCAGGATGTAGTCGAGGTCCTCGCCGGTGAGGTGATGATTGACCGGCACGTGCACCAGGCCCGCGCGGGCACAGGCCAGGAACGCGATCAGGTAGGCGTCGGAGTTGTGGGCGTATGTCGCGACCCGGTCGCCCTCCTGGAGCCCCGTCCACTGCCCGGCCTCGTACAGCAGCGACGCCCCGGTCGAGACGGCGGCGTCCAGCTCGGCGTAGGTCCAGGTCCGGTCGCCGTAACGGACGGCGATCCGGTCGGGGACGCGCTGGGCGCTGCGGCGCAGCACGCCGTCGACGGTGCGGGACAGCAGCTCTCGTTCCATGGCTGGAGATCTTGGGCGGGGACCGGAGCGCTGGTCAAGTACCCGGCACGAGCCCGTTCCGCCGGTCCGTGCGCGAGTCGTGCCGCGAGTCCGTGCCGTCATCCCCTCGCGCGGTCCGAGGATGACCTGTCCCCGTGGTCCGGCATCGACAGGACAAGCGCCCGCCTGTCTCGATAGGCCGACTTCCCCCTTCCCTGATACTTGTTGCCCCTCGCCTGCCGGGAGACACGTTGCATCCGCGTACTTCCTCACCCACCCGCCTGAAACGCCTCGCACTGGTCGCCGCGGCCCTCGCCACCGTCGCCGCCTCGCTGCCCGCCGCCGCGGCCGCCGGCCCGGACGACCGGACGCGGCGCCCGTCGGACGGCGGTCTGTCGGCGGTCATCCGGACCACCGAGTACGGCATCCCGCACATCGTCGCCAAGGACTACGCGAGCCCGGGCTTCGGAACGGGCTGGGCGCAGGCCGCCGACGAGGTCTGCACGCCGGCCGGCGGATTCGTGACCGTGAACGGCGAACGTTCCCGCTGGTTCGGTGCCGACGCGCCGGCCGACAACTCGATGCCGTCGGCCACGGAGAACCTCTCCAGCGACCTGTTCTTCCAGGGCGTCAAGGACGCCGGGACGGTCGAGGCGCTGCTCGCCACGCCCGCGCCGGCCGGGCCGGGTACGCGGGTGAAGGAGCTGATGCGCGGCTACGCGGCCGGTTACCACGGCTGGCTGCGCCGAAACCGGATCACCCGACCCGGCCCGCGCGGGCGCCGGGTGGGCGCGCCCGGTCACCGCCCTCGATATGGCGCGCCACGGTTGGGCGGGGGCCGTGCTCCTCGGCCAGGGGCGCGCCCCCGGTGTGCCGATGAACCCGCACCGGCTCACCCTCGACCCGGCCGACCCGACCACGTATCTGGTGGACGGCGAACGAGAGCGGATGACCCCGCACCCGGTGACGGTCGCGGTCAAGGGCGGCGCCCCGGTGACCCGGACCCAGTGGTGGACCCGGTACGGCCCGGTGGTCGACGGGCTCGACCCCACCCTGACGCTCCCGTGGACGGCGACGATGGCCTACGCGCTCGGCGACCCGAACGCCGTCAACCTGCGGATGTCCGACACCGCGCTGGGCTTCGCGCGGTCCCGCTCCACCCGCGAGCTCGCCGAGACGCCGCGCCGCACCCAGGGCCTGCCGTGGGTGAACACGATCGCCGCCGACTCGGCCGGGCACACCCCACTCGGCGTCTGGAACTGCACGAACGCCCGGTGGGACCCGGCGGGCGGCGGCTATACGGAGGTCGTGGCGGGGTCGAGCCACATCCAGGCGGTCGGCTGGGACGGGAGCGGCTGCCCGGTGGCCCGCACCCTGCTGACGTACTCCCAGTCCGACGACCCGGGCTCGGCGCACTTCAGCGACCAGACCAGGCTGTTCTCGGACGGGCGCTGGGTGACCTCCCGGTACTGCGAGAAGGAAATCCTGAGCTCGCCCGCGCTGAAGGTCGTGACGGTGGGGGAGTGACCGCGGGGCCGCGGCGGGCCCGGGGACCGGGCCGCGGCCCCGCCGCCCGGTCACAACCGTCTTGTCACGGCCGTCCGGTCACGGGCTGAACGACAGGAACACGAAGGCCGCGAAGATCGAGAGGTGGACGCTGCCCTGGAGCAGGGTGGCCCGGCCGGGCACCACCGTCAGGGCGCTCACCACGGCCGTGAGCACGAACAGCACCATATGGAGGGGTCCCAGACCGAGGATCAGGGGCCCGTCCAGCCAGATCGAGGCCAGCGCGATCACCGGGATGGTGAGGCCGATGCTGGCGATGGCGGAGCCGTAGGCCAGGTTCATGCTGGTCTGCATCCGGTCGCGGCGGGCCGCCCGCACGGCGGCGAGGGTCTCGGGGAGCAGCACCATCATGGCGATGACGACGCCGACGACGGCCTTGGGCAGTCCCGCCGAGGCGACGGCGTCCTCGATGGTGGGCGAGACGAGCTTGGCGTTGCCGACGACGGCGACGAGGGCGAGCAGGAGCAGACCGAGGCTGATCCACGCCATCCGGAAACTCGGCGGCTGGGCGTGCTCGTCGTCGATCTGCTGGCCCGGGCGGGTCACGGGCAGGAAGTAGTCGCGGTGCCGGACGGTCTGGACGGCGACGAACACCCCGTACAGACAGAGCGAGGCGACGGCGGCGAAGCCCAGCTGCGCGGCGGAGAACTCGGGGCCGGGGTGGCTGGTGGTGAAGGTCGGCAGGACCAGGGTCATGGTGGTGAGGGTGCAGACGACGGCGAGTTCGCCGCCGGTGCCCTCGGCATGGAAGACGGCGGTCCGGTTGCGCAGGGCGGCGACCAGGAGGGCGAGGCCGACGATGCCGTTGCAGGTGATCATGACGGCGGCGAAGACGGTGTCCCGGGCGTAGCTGGTGGCCTTGTCGCCGCCGCCGATCATGAGGGTGACGATCAGTCCGACCTCGATGACGGTGACGGCCACGGCGAGCACGAGTGAGCCGTAGGGTTCGCCGACCCGCAGCGCGATGACCTCGGCGTGGTGGACGGCCGAGAGGACGGCGGCGATGAGACAGAGCACGATGAGCGCCACGGCGAAGCCGGGAAGGTGGTCGCGCCCCCATCCGAGGGCGAGGCCGATGGCCGCGACGACCGGTCCCCAGGTGGTCCACTGTCGTGTCAGTCCTGCGGTAGTCGAACTCATGCCCTGAATCCTGCCACAAAGGGGAGGATTGCCCTCCGCTTGTGGCGTGCGCGCCGGAGGTGACGCTCACTCAAGTACCGGACCCCGTAAGGGATCACGCGCGATCGAGTGCATCGACATCCGGACGGGCGTTCGACGTCCGGCGTCCCCCTCGGGTACGTTCGAGGGGACGGCGCCACCGTGTGCGTACGGCCCCCAGGGGCCGTTCCCGGGCGTTCCCGTCGCCGGTCTCATCCCTTCCCTTCGCGGGCCTCCCCGTACGACGCGCGCAGACGTCGCTTGTACAACTTGCCGTTGGGGTCACGGGGCATCACGGCGATGAAGTCGACCGATCGCGGATGCTTGTACGAGGCCAGCCGGCCCGTGCAGTGGTCGAGGAGCGCGGCGGCGAGGTCCGGACCCGGGGCATGCCCCTCGGCCGGTTCGACGACTGCCTTGACCTCCTCACCCCAGTCGGGGTGCGGGATACCGAAGACGGCGGCGTCGGCGACGGCGGGATGGGCGAGGAGCGCGGCCTCGATCTCGGCGGGGTAGATGTTGACGCCCCCGGAGATGATCATGTCGATCTTCCGGTCGCGCAGGAAGAGGAAGCCGTCCTCGTCCAGGACGCCGAGGTCGCCGACGGTGAAGAAGTCGCCGATGCGGCTGCGCGCGGTCTTGGCCTCGTCCTTGTGATAGCGGAAGCCGCCGCTGCGCATCGTCATGTAGACGGTGCCGAGCCGGCCGGGCGGCAGCCGGTTCCCGTCGTCGTCGAAGACGGCGAGTTCACTGATGGGCCAGGCGCGGCCGACCGTGCCGGGCTTCTTCAGCCAGTCCTCGGCGGTGGCGAACGTCCCGCCGCCCTCGCTCGCCGCGTAGTACTCCTCGACGCACGGCCCCCACCACTCGATCATGGCCCGCTTGACATGCTCGGGGCAGGGCGCGGCACCGTGCAGGGCATGGCGCATCGAGGAGACGTCGTACCGCCGGCGGATCTCCTCGGGCAGTGCGAGCAGCCGGTGGAACTGGGTGGGGACCATGTGGGTGTGAGTGCAGCCATGGCTGTCGATGAGCCGCAGCATCTCCTCCGGGGTCCACTTGTCCATGACGACAAGCGGATGGCCGAGGTGCAGGGCGGCGGCCGCGAACTGGAGGACGGCGGTGTGGTAGAGCGGCGAGCACACCAGATGGACGTTGCCGTCGAAGGGCCGGATGCCGAACATGCCGAGGAATCCGCCCAGATGGGTCTCCTCGGGCGGCACGCCGGGCAGCGGGCGGCGGATGCCGCGGGGGCGGCCGGTGGTACCGGAGGTGTAGTTCATGACCCAGCCGAGGGTGCGGTCCGCGGGAGTGTCCGCGGAGTACCCGTCGAGGAGTTCGGCGTACGGGCGGAAGCCGGGGATCCCGCCGACCGCGAACCGCCCGGCGGGCGCGAGGCCCGCCTCGTCGGCGGCGCCGGTGGCGGCCTCGGCGAAGCGCTCGTGGGCGAGCAGCACCCGGGCGCCGGAGTCGGCGACGATCCAGGCGATCTCGGGGCCGACCAGATGGTGGTTGACCGGCACCAGATAGAACCCGGCCTCGGCGGCGGCCAGATAGGCGGTGAGGAAGGCGGGGCCGTTGGGCAGCACGACGGCGAAGGCGTCGCCGCGCTCCAGTCCGGCGGCACGCAGTCCGTGCACCAGCCGGTGGGCGTCGGCGAGCAGCCGGCCGGCGGACCACCGCGTACCGTCGGGCGCGACGAGGACGATACGGCCGGGGTCGGCGGCGGCCTGGGCCCAGAACCCCGGGAGTCCTTCGATGTCCGGACGCGTCGGACCCTGGTTCATCGTGCGCTCCTTCCGGCGATGCGGTCGATCCGGTCGACGGCCTGCTCGAAGCCGCGGGTGAGGTCGTCGACGACCTGCTGGACAGAGCGTTCGGAGGTCATGCGGCCGACGATCTGGCCGACCGGGGTGCCGAGCAGTGGGGCGACCTCGTACTTCTGGATCCGGGAGACGGCCTCGGCGACGAGCAGACCCTGGAGCGGCATGGGCAGCGGGCCGGGGCCGGCCGGGTCGTCCCAGGCGTCGGTCCACGCGGTGCGCAGCTGACGGGCGGGTTTGCCGGTCAGGGCGCGGGAGCGGACGGTGTCGCCGGAGCCGGCGGCGAGGAGCTTGGCGGTGAGGGCGCGGGAGTGGAGTTCGGCCTCGGTGGTGGTGAGCCAGAGCGAGCCGAGCCAGACGCCCTGGGCGCCGAGGGCGAGGCCGGCGGCGATCTGCGCGCCGCTGCCGATGCCGCCGGCGGCGAGGACGGGCAGCGGGGCGACGGCGTCGACGACCTCGGGGGTGAGGACCATGGTGGCGATCTCGCCCGTGTGGCCGCCGGCCTCGTAGCCCTGGGCGACGACGATGTCGATGCCCGCCGCCGCGTGATGGCGGGCGTGCCGGGCGCTGCCGGCCAGGGCGGCGACGAGGACGCCGTGCTCGTGGGCGCGGGCGACGACGTCGGGGGGCGGCGAGCCGAGGGCGTTGGCGAGGAGCTTGATGGGGTAGTGGAAGGCGACGTCGAGCTGGCCGCGGGCCACCTGTTCCATCCAGCCGGTGATCCGCCAGCCGGAGGCCTCGCCCTCGGGCAGGTCGGGGACGTCGTGCTTCGCGAGGGTGTCGCGGACGAACGCGCGATGCCCCTCGGGGATCATCGCCTCGACGTCGGCCTCGGTCACCCCGTCGACCTTCTTGGCGGGCATGACGACGTCGAGTCCGTAGGGCAGCCCGTCGGTGTGCGCCTGCATCCAGTCGAGGTCGCGGGCCAGGTCGTCGGGTGCGGTGTAGCGGACCGCGCCGAGGACGCCGAGTCCGCCGGCTCTGGTGATCGCCGCGGCCACCGCGGGGAACGGCGTGAAGCCGAAGAGGGCGTGCTCGATCCCGAGGGTCCGGCTCAGCTCCGTCTGCATGGGCGGCATGGTGCCGCAGCCGGGGTGCCGAGGGAAGAGATTTCCTGATGCTGTGTCAGATTGTTTCGACGCGGGGCGGGGTGTGGGAGAGGGTGGGCATGACGGAACCGATGAGAGAGTCGAGAGCGACGGGAACGACCGGATCCACGGGGCCTGCGGGGCAGGCGGGACACGAGAGCCGGGGGCCGAGCCGACGGGCGTTCGGCGGTGGGGTCCTGGCGCTGGGAGGTGCGCTGATGATCGGTACGGTGCCGGGGGCGGCCGCGGCCGAACCGGGGCCCGGGTCCGCGGCGGGAGCGGACGGCGGGACCGCGGACGGGGCCCCGGAGCCGGGCTTCGGCAGCGGGCGGCGGACCACGCTGCGGCGCGGCACGGCCGGGCAGGCCGGACTGCTGCCGGAACACCTGGACCGGCTCGTCACGAATGCCGAATCCTTCCTGCGCCCCTCCCCCACCCATCCCTGGTACGCCGGCGCGGTGCTGCTCGCCGGGCGGGGCGGTACCGTCGCGCTGCACCGGCCGATCGGCATGGCGGCGCGCTACTCCGCGTACGACGAGAAGACCGACACCGGTGTCGAGCTGCCGCCCGGCGAGCGGGTCCCGATGCGCGAGGACACCGTCTTCGATCTGGCGTCCGTCTCCAAGCTGTTCACCTCGATCCTGGCCGTGCGCCACATCGAGCACGGCACGCTGGAGCTGGAGGAGAAGGTCACGGCGTATCTGCCGGAGTTCGGGGGCGGCGGCAAGCAGGACGTCACGGTCCGCCAGCTGCTCACCCACACCTCGGGGTTCCGCGCCTGGATCCCGCTCTTCAAGGAGCCGACCCGCGAGGGACGACTGCGGCTGCTGTGGAACGAGGTGCCCGCGAACCCTCCGGGCACGGTCTACCTCTACTCCGACCTCAACCTGATCACGCTCCAGCTGATCCTGGAGCGGCTCACCGGCCGCCCCCTCGACGAGCTGCTGCGCACCGAGATCACCGGCCCGCTCGGGATGAACCGCACCCGGTACAACCCGCCGCCGTCCTGGCGGCCGGGCATCGCCGCGACGGAGGACGCGCGCCTGCCGTGGTCCGGCCTTGACCGGGGCTTGGTGTGGGGCGAGGTGCACGACGAGAACGCGTACGCCATGGGCGGGGTGGCCGGGCACGCCGGGGTGTTCTCCTGCGCCTGGGACCTCGCGATCCTGGCCCGGACGCTGCTCAACGGCGGCGCCTACGGCGACACCCGGATCCTCTCCCCCGCCTCCGTGGAGCTGATGTTCAGCGACTTCAACACGGCGTTCCCGGGCGACGCGCACGGCCTCGGCTTCGAGCTGTACCAGCACTGGTACATGGGCGCGATGGCCACCCCGCGCACGGCCGGGCACACCGGATTCACCGGCACCAGTCTCGTCCTCGACCCGTCGACCGACGCGTTCCTGATCGTCCTGGGCAACTCCGTGCACCCGGTACGGAACTGGCGCTCGGGCTCCGCGCCGCGCGTCGCCGCCGCCGACGCCCTGGCCCGTGCCGTACCGGTGCGCCCGGCCCGGGGCCGTACCGCCTGGTTCTCCGGGATGGCGAACGGCACCACCGCCACCCTCACCCTGCCGGACGTCACGGGCGCGGCGCGGATCGAGTGCGCGCTGTGGTGGGACACCGAGCCGGGCGCGGACGCCGCCGTCCTGGAGGCCTCGGCCGACGGCGGCGCGCACTGGGCGCCCGTCCCCTTCCGTACGTCCACTCGTGGCGCCGGCCGTCCCCGTGCCACGGATCATCCGGCGGGCTCGGCCGACGGCTGGTCGGGGCGCGCGTGGCACGACCTCTCCGCCGACCTGTCGGCCTGGTCGGCGGCGCCGGTACGGCTGCGCTGGCGGTACACCACCGACCGGCTGTACGCCGGGCGCGGGGTGTACGTGGACGGCCTGCGGCTCCTCGACGCCGCCGGCACCCCGCTCTTCGACGAGGCCCGGCCGGCGGACGGGGCGCGGATCGAGGCGCGGGGGTGGTCGGCCTCCGCCGACTGACCGGGGCGGGCCGCAACTTGCCAACGCCATCGCCGGTCCGGGTGAGCACGAGTGCCTTGTGTCGTGGAGCTTCCGGCGGCACCGCCGGCAGATCGTGGCCGCGCTCCGCCTCGCACGCGGCTGGTGCGGTGACCCGTGTGATCACAGACACCACCATTCCCCCACGGCGCGGGAGGCCGACCATTCCCGGTGATCCCGGCCGAAGGTGTGGCCGGCCTCCGGTCGACGACGATCGCGGCCGGCGTGGCGCACGCGCCGGCCGCGGAATCGGCTGCCGCCGACACGGCGGCGAGCCGGGCCGCCGCCCCTTTCTTGCCATGCCGCAGGGTGAGGCCCGATCCTGATCGGGATAGCGAACGATACTGCTGGACGCCCGTACGTTATATCGAACGGCGACAGAGGGAAAGGAGGGGAACGTGAGCGTCCCCGAGGGCTCGGTTCGACACATGCTGGCCGCCAATCTCAGACGGGCGAGGACGCGGCGGGGCTTGTCGATCTCCGAGTTGTCCCGGCGCTCGAAGATCGGCAAGGCGACGCTGTCGCAGCTGGAGTCGGGAGCGGGCAACCCCACCATCGAGACGGTGTTCAGTCTGTCGCGCGTGCTGGAGGTGCCCATCTCCGACCTGTTGGACACCCCGCCCGCCAGCGGGCTCACCGTGGTGCGCGCCAAGGAGGCGGAGGTGCTGAGCGGCGAGGGGGTGAATCTGCGCCCGCTACAGCGGATCGAGTCCGGCGACGCCGTCTTCGAGGTCTTTGACCAGCAGGTACGAGCTGGCGGGCGGCAGGAGTCGCTCGGCCATGTCGGGACCGAGCACACGATCGTGCAGGCCGGCCGGCTCGGTGTGCGGGTGGAGGGGCACGAGGTCGAACTGGGCCCCGGCGACTACGTCGGCTTCGACGCCGCGGCGCCGCACAGCTACACGGCGCTCGACGGCGAGGTGCGCTCGGTGCTGCTGCTCCAGTACCGCGCCGATCAGCTGCTGCACCTGTCGGACACGACACCCGATGGCCCCTGCGCGACAGAAGGGTGACCGCCCGCGCCGCGGCGGCGAGAGGAATTCGGTCCGGCTGGACCGTTGACACGCTCCGCGCCGCGCCATAACTTTCCATTGTTCGGTTTAACGAACGAGGAGGGTTCGATGTACGGAACGCGGGTGGCGGTGCTGGGCGCCGGGATCGTCGGCGCCGCCTGCGCTCGCGAGCTGGCCCTGGCCGGGATCGAGGTCGTCGTCGTCGATCGCGGGGCAGCCGCTTCGGCGACCACCTCCCACGGCGAGGGCAATGTGCTCGTTTCCGACAAGGGGCCGGGCCCCGAGCTGGAACTCGCCCGGATCTCCCGGACGTTGTGGCCGCAGGTGCTCGCCGGGATCGCCGAGCGGTCCGCGCACGCGGCGCACACCGTGGAGTGGGAGCCCAAGGGCGGCATCGTCGTGGCGACAACCGGCGCCGGAGCCCAGGGGCTGGCCCGGTTCGCCGCCGGCCAGCGCGCGGCGGGGGTGCGCGCCGAGGTGCTGGACGCCGAGGCGCTCGCCGAGGCCGAGCCTTACGTCACCCGTGAGCACACCGCGGCCCTGTACTACCCCGAGGACGCGCAGGTGCAGCCGGCCGGAGCGGCCGCCGCCCTGCTCGGCGACGCGCTCGCGGCCGGTGCGAGCTTGCGGACGGGCTGCGAGGTGCTCGGCGCCGTCACCCGCGGCGGGAGGATCACCGGGGTACGCACCTCGGCCGGCCTGCTGGAGGCCGATGGGTTCGTCAACGCCGCGGGCCCCTGGTCCGGTGAGCTGTCCACCCGCCTCGGCGCACCGGTGGATGTCCGGCCCCGCCGCGGTGACGTCCTGGTGACCACGCCGCTGCCGCCGATGGTCTTCCACAAGGTCTACGACGCGGACTACGTGGGCGCGGTCGGCAGCAGCGCCGAGGATCTGCAGACCTCCGCGGTCGTGGAGTCCACCCGCGGCGGCAGCGTGCTCATCGGCTCGTCGCGCCGCCGGGTCGGCTTCGACGACCGGCTGCGCCCGGAGGTGCTGTCGGCCGTCGCCGCGAAGGCGCTGCGGCTGTT contains the following coding sequences:
- a CDS encoding phenylacetate-CoA ligase (AMP-binding enzyme; cl15778;~identified by MetaGeneAnnotator; putative;~phenylacetate-CoA ligase [Amycolatopsis mediterranei U32];~phenylacetate-CoA ligase; TIGR02155), with protein sequence MTDLLDAGERLGRDELEALQLERMRASLRHAYDNVAFYRQSFDQAGVRPEDCRTLADLARFPFTTKIDLREHYPYGMFAVDQSEIRRLHASSGTTGRPTVVGYTRRDLDTWADMVARSLRAAGARPGHKVHVAYGYGLFTGGLGAHYGAERLGCTVIPASGGMTARQVQLISDLRPEIIMVTPSYMLTLLDEFERQGVDPRGTSLKVGVFGAEPWTEEMRREIEERFAIDAVDIYGLSEVMGPGVAQECVETKDGLHIWEDHFYPEIVDPITGEVLPDGEQGELVFTSLTKEAMPVIRYRTRDLTRLLPGTARAFRRMEKVTGRSDDMIILRGVNLFPTAVEEIVLRTPAVAPHFQLRLTREDRLDALTVRVEARPEATPDQRAEAARVITAAVKDGIGVSVRVEVVDPETLERSVGKIKRIVDLRGKG
- a CDS encoding hypothetical protein (identified by MetaGeneAnnotator; putative;~sequence version:1), which produces MTVRPCRCAPHRQGLAPLGRRRVAAYAKRAGLVVIAVRHVVGPAFEPVKVSLGSWSHPEPAVLKFAGVPLYGGFLYAAAGSYVCRAWHLLGLEPVRYRPRAMALVAAAVYADFFTHHWLPDMRWPLVPP
- a CDS encoding peptidase S45, penicillin amidase (identified by MetaGeneAnnotator; putative;~sequence version:1), encoding MLLGQGRAPGVPMNPHRLTLDPADPTTYLVDGERERMTPHPVTVAVKGGAPVTRTQWWTRYGPVVDGLDPTLTLPWTATMAYALGDPNAVNLRMSDTALGFARSRSTRELAETPRRTQGLPWVNTIAADSAGHTPLGVWNCTNARWDPAGGGYTEVVAGSSHIQAVGWDGSGCPVARTLLTYSQSDDPGSAHFSDQTRLFSDGRWVTSRYCEKEILSSPALKVVTVGE
- a CDS encoding long-chain-fatty-acid--CoA ligase (Adenylate forming domain, Class I; cl17068;~Bacterial Bile acid CoA ligases and similar proteins; cd05929;~Long-chain-fatty-acid--CoA ligase [Streptomyces venezuelae ATCC10712];~acyl-CoA synthetase; Validated;~acyl-activating enzyme (AAE) consensus motif;~identified by MetaGeneAnnotator; putative;~putative AMP binding site [chemical binding];~putative CoA binding site [chemical binding];~putative active site [active]), encoding MERELLSRTVDGVLRRSAQRVPDRIAVRYGDRTWTYAELDAAVSTGASLLYEAGQWTGLQEGDRVATYAHNSDAYLIAFLACARAGLVHVPVNHHLTGEDLDYILRQSGTALVLADPDLAGRVPDDIPVRALRDTEDSFLTALAEPDPYQAERDARDLVQLLYTSGTTALPKGAMMTHRALVHEYASAIDALDLREDDRPVHSLPLYHSAQMHVFLLPYLAVGAENTIVDGPDPAVLLDLVASGRCDSLFAPPTVWIGLSRHPEFATRDLSALRKAYYGASIMPVPVLEQLRDRLPELRFYNCFGQSEIGPLATVLGPDEHEGRMDSCGRPVRHVEAKVVDENGEDVPDGTAGEVVYRSPQLCAGYWEKREETKEAFRGGWFRSGDLAVRDADGYFTVVDRVKDVINSGGVLVASRQVEDALYTHPAVAETAVVGLPDERWIEAVTAFVVPCAEVTEAELLAHARERLAGFKAPKRVILVDGLPRNASGKILKRELRERFGDR
- a CDS encoding GTP-binding protein obg (identified by MetaGeneAnnotator; putative;~sequence version:1), with the protein product MPPRAPDHAAPARPAGPIPVPAKKHAPTSCQTPGAGGFTDPEKIYRMIGRPFYDGCDRGGTDVRRGSGA